A genomic stretch from bacterium includes:
- a CDS encoding efflux RND transporter permease subunit, whose protein sequence is MSLSDLSIARPVLTWMLTLALATFGVLGLGRLGIDRYPDMTMPFVGVIVTLDSASPTTMEDEVVDPLEEAFATIEGIHHTYSTSAQGMARIMMEFELEHDVDIAAQDVRDKINMSLNELPDDIDPPILGKADFSMFPIIYAPITSDLPATETTEYVDRHIRPLVESIPGAAGTEIYGEQERNIRIWIDPDELRARNLAVGDVLGALRREHVEQPGGYVEGNTVEWALKTDAEFRSIDELAAMVITWEGDAPVRLRDVARIEDGAEDLRKVSHMNGKPGLSIAVKKQSDGNTVAIVDEFIARMDKLRGKTPDGIHIVESEGFIDNSQTIRESFEETIEALWVGGLLAVVVVFVFVRRFRPTLIVAAAIPMSLVTTFGMIWLFDFTLNTMTLLGLTLAIGVVIDDAIIVLENIERHREGGKDAMRAAREGTREITFAAMAATFSVAAVFIPVAFASGMMGSFLTEFGVTVSVAVIISLVVALTLTPMLASRMPPPKERGPDSLHQRLEVWFTGLEQRYAQILDWSLANRGKTTLIAVGAIALAILAGSRLDGEFMPKSDSGFLSIEFRTPPGTSLEASTDILNQNEEWLLAQPEVASTFAAIGPTSMSIGGPSDGMLNARLKPRDQRERSAEELMRATREALSQIPGQEFSVIDPMASSDRDFEIEIIGNASLEELDHYSDLMLGALGAEGGMVDLDKSLRVGLPEALVVPDRDKAAALGIDAATVAETVLAMIGGLDVATFRDGEERHDVRIRLEEGQRASLDDIGQLWVRTRTGELVDLRNVVRIERSATASSITRTDRVRSVKLMANLDGIPLSTAIERAQRAAKKLLPSSMSLRLGGDAEEMREAGEQFMQMVLLAVLVIYMVLAAQFESFTQPVIVMAALPFSMVGALGGLWIFDMSLNLFSMIGLVLLVGLVTKNSILLVDYANQLRDTGMSAEEAMRQAAPVRMRPVMMTALSMIFGVLPTALGLGAGGETRAPMAVATAAGMFSSMMLTLLIVPVFYLGLEKLRDFFARKRRSRTAHASEQPA, encoded by the coding sequence GTGAGCCTCTCCGATCTCTCGATCGCACGCCCCGTCCTGACGTGGATGCTGACCCTCGCGCTCGCGACGTTCGGCGTCCTCGGCCTCGGCCGTCTCGGAATCGATCGCTACCCGGACATGACCATGCCCTTCGTCGGCGTGATCGTGACGCTGGACAGCGCGTCGCCGACGACGATGGAGGACGAGGTCGTCGATCCGCTCGAAGAGGCCTTCGCCACCATCGAAGGCATCCATCACACGTACTCGACCTCCGCCCAGGGCATGGCGCGGATCATGATGGAGTTCGAGCTCGAACACGACGTCGACATCGCCGCCCAGGACGTGCGCGACAAGATCAACATGAGCTTGAACGAGCTCCCGGACGACATCGATCCGCCGATCCTGGGCAAGGCGGACTTCTCGATGTTCCCGATCATCTACGCGCCGATCACCTCCGACCTGCCGGCAACGGAGACGACGGAATACGTCGATCGCCACATCCGCCCCCTCGTCGAGAGCATCCCCGGCGCGGCGGGAACGGAGATCTACGGAGAACAGGAGCGGAACATCCGGATCTGGATCGACCCCGACGAGCTGCGCGCCCGGAACCTCGCCGTCGGCGACGTGCTCGGGGCGCTGAGGCGCGAGCACGTCGAGCAACCCGGAGGCTACGTCGAGGGGAATACCGTCGAGTGGGCGCTCAAGACCGACGCGGAGTTCCGGTCGATCGACGAGCTGGCCGCGATGGTGATTACCTGGGAGGGCGACGCGCCGGTTCGCCTCCGGGACGTCGCACGGATCGAGGACGGGGCCGAGGACCTCCGCAAGGTCTCGCACATGAACGGCAAGCCGGGCCTCTCGATCGCGGTCAAGAAGCAGTCCGACGGGAACACGGTCGCGATCGTCGACGAGTTCATCGCGCGGATGGACAAGCTCCGGGGCAAGACGCCCGACGGCATCCATATCGTCGAGAGCGAGGGCTTCATCGACAACTCGCAGACGATCCGCGAGTCCTTCGAAGAGACGATCGAGGCGCTCTGGGTCGGGGGACTCCTCGCGGTCGTCGTGGTGTTCGTGTTCGTACGCCGCTTCCGACCGACCCTGATCGTCGCAGCGGCGATCCCGATGTCGCTGGTCACGACCTTCGGGATGATCTGGCTCTTCGACTTCACGCTGAACACGATGACCCTGCTGGGGCTCACCCTCGCGATCGGTGTCGTGATCGACGACGCGATCATCGTTCTCGAGAACATCGAGCGGCACCGGGAAGGTGGCAAGGACGCGATGCGCGCCGCGCGCGAGGGAACGCGCGAGATCACCTTCGCCGCGATGGCGGCGACGTTCTCGGTGGCCGCGGTCTTCATTCCCGTCGCCTTCGCGTCGGGGATGATGGGGAGCTTCCTGACCGAGTTCGGGGTGACCGTCTCCGTGGCCGTGATCATCTCCCTGGTCGTGGCGCTCACGCTCACGCCGATGCTCGCGTCGCGCATGCCCCCGCCCAAGGAGCGAGGGCCGGACAGTCTTCATCAGCGCCTCGAGGTCTGGTTCACCGGCCTCGAGCAGCGCTACGCGCAGATCCTCGACTGGTCCCTCGCGAACCGCGGGAAGACGACGCTGATCGCGGTGGGGGCGATCGCGTTGGCGATCCTCGCCGGCTCGCGCCTGGACGGAGAGTTCATGCCCAAGTCCGATTCGGGCTTCTTGAGCATCGAGTTCCGTACGCCTCCGGGCACATCCCTCGAAGCCTCGACCGACATCCTCAATCAGAACGAGGAGTGGCTGCTCGCGCAGCCCGAGGTCGCCTCGACCTTCGCCGCGATCGGCCCGACGAGCATGAGCATCGGCGGCCCCTCGGACGGCATGCTCAACGCGCGCCTGAAGCCCCGCGATCAGCGCGAGCGCAGCGCCGAAGAGCTCATGCGCGCGACCCGCGAGGCGCTGTCCCAGATTCCGGGGCAGGAGTTCTCCGTCATCGATCCGATGGCGAGCAGCGATCGTGATTTCGAGATCGAGATCATCGGGAACGCGAGCCTCGAGGAGCTCGACCACTACTCGGACCTGATGCTCGGCGCCCTCGGGGCCGAGGGCGGCATGGTCGACCTCGACAAGAGCCTCCGGGTCGGCCTGCCGGAAGCGCTCGTCGTCCCGGATCGCGACAAAGCGGCGGCCCTCGGGATCGACGCGGCGACCGTCGCGGAAACGGTGCTCGCCATGATCGGTGGCCTCGACGTCGCGACCTTCCGCGACGGCGAAGAGCGCCACGACGTGCGGATCCGCCTCGAAGAGGGCCAGCGGGCCAGCCTCGACGATATCGGGCAGCTCTGGGTCCGGACGCGAACCGGCGAACTCGTCGATCTCCGCAACGTCGTCAGGATCGAGCGGAGCGCGACGGCTTCCTCGATCACGCGGACGGACCGCGTTCGGAGCGTCAAGCTGATGGCGAATCTCGACGGGATTCCGCTGTCCACGGCGATCGAGCGCGCCCAGCGCGCGGCGAAGAAGCTCCTGCCGTCGTCGATGAGCCTTCGCCTGGGCGGGGACGCGGAGGAGATGCGGGAGGCGGGAGAGCAGTTCATGCAGATGGTCCTCCTGGCCGTCCTCGTGATCTACATGGTCCTCGCGGCCCAGTTCGAGAGCTTCACGCAGCCGGTGATCGTGATGGCTGCGCTGCCCTTCTCGATGGTCGGCGCGCTCGGTGGACTCTGGATCTTCGACATGTCGCTCAATCTCTTCAGCATGATCGGCCTCGTGCTGCTTGTCGGGCTGGTGACGAAGAACTCGATCCTGCTCGTCGACTACGCGAATCAGCTCCGCGATACCGGGATGTCCGCCGAGGAGGCGATGCGTCAGGCGGCGCCGGTGCGCATGCGGCCGGTGATGATGACGGCGCTTTCGATGATCTTCGGGGTGCTCCCGACGGCGCTCGGGCTCGGCGCCGGCGGCGAGACGCGCGCGCCGATGGCCGTCGCGACGGCGGCGGGCATGTTCTCGTCGATGATGCTGACGCTCCTGATCGTGCCGGTCTTCTATCTCGGACTCGAGAAGCTTCGCGACTTCTTCGCCCGGAAGCGGCGATCACGGACCGCGCACGCCAGCGAGCAGCCGGCCTGA
- a CDS encoding D-glycerate dehydrogenase, which translates to MSPDGKLAVFVATRFLAEVEEAFASAFEASFTTDEDAPLEELARLVGEGAHFDVVLFSLNVRMGAAEIEALPESIRALATYSVGTDHIDFAAVRARDLVVFNTPGVLADSVAEDAIFLMLAGARRATESIALIRERRWTGWTPKQLVGVQLSGRTLGILGMGDIGRRIATRAQALGMDVLYHNRRPLPDGEARALGHRATPEALVADSDVLMIACPSTPETRGSVNAALLEHAREDLLVVNIARGDIVDDDGLIAALRSGRIRGAALDVFAGEPNVDERYFALPNVFMVPHIGSSTIEARLGMGRILIEGLTAWRAGGTPPNRAV; encoded by the coding sequence ATGAGTCCGGACGGAAAGCTCGCGGTCTTCGTCGCGACGCGCTTCCTCGCCGAGGTCGAGGAAGCGTTCGCGTCGGCGTTCGAGGCCTCGTTCACGACCGACGAGGACGCGCCGCTCGAGGAGCTCGCGCGCCTGGTCGGGGAGGGGGCGCACTTCGACGTCGTGCTCTTCTCCCTGAACGTCCGGATGGGGGCGGCCGAGATCGAAGCCCTGCCCGAGAGCATCCGCGCGCTCGCGACCTACTCGGTCGGCACCGACCACATCGATTTCGCCGCGGTGCGAGCGCGTGATCTGGTCGTCTTCAACACGCCCGGCGTGCTCGCCGACTCGGTCGCAGAGGACGCGATCTTCCTGATGCTCGCCGGCGCGCGGCGCGCCACCGAGAGCATCGCGCTCATCCGCGAGCGGCGCTGGACCGGCTGGACCCCGAAGCAGCTCGTGGGCGTCCAGCTCTCCGGAAGGACGCTGGGCATTCTCGGCATGGGCGACATCGGCCGCCGGATCGCGACACGCGCACAGGCGCTCGGCATGGACGTCCTCTACCACAACCGACGACCGCTCCCCGACGGCGAGGCCCGTGCCCTGGGCCATCGCGCGACGCCGGAGGCCCTGGTGGCGGACTCGGACGTGCTGATGATCGCCTGTCCCTCGACACCCGAGACCCGCGGAAGCGTGAACGCGGCGCTCCTCGAGCACGCTCGGGAAGACCTCCTCGTCGTGAACATCGCGCGTGGCGACATCGTCGACGACGACGGCCTGATCGCGGCCCTCCGCTCGGGTCGCATCCGCGGGGCGGCCCTCGACGTGTTCGCCGGCGAGCCGAACGTCGACGAGCGCTACTTCGCGTTGCCGAACGTCTTCATGGTCCCGCACATCGGGAGCTCGACGATCGAAGCCCGGCTCGGAATGGGGCGCATCCTGATCGAAGGGCTCACGGCCTGGCGCGCCGGCGGGACGCCGCCGAACCGCGCGGTCTGA
- a CDS encoding sterol desaturase family protein — protein MRDGVRHEQFWERVLAYTLVPGTVAAGLAAAVLMMNAGVSPAAVALPISILGLLFVGGMERVLPWNRDWFRNQGDLGNDLLYIPLHVIVPPLCAPLAIGIAIASADTIAGLFGGGIWPNAWPVALQVVLATVIREFFDYWAHRVMHASDWLWRLHATHHQPGRVYFLNGTRAHPLEVVFRFGFIGVIPLAALGIDERVLALTAVAALCADIYQHANIAIRLGPLSWIYSIGDAHRWHHSKARGEADTNYGNVYLFWDAIFGTRYVPDDKEPPTEAGVEGLEAFPSNYFAQWASPFRWKTILAASAARRSDAGTS, from the coding sequence ATGCGAGACGGCGTCCGACACGAGCAGTTCTGGGAGCGCGTGCTCGCCTACACCCTCGTCCCGGGGACCGTCGCCGCGGGCCTGGCGGCCGCCGTGCTGATGATGAACGCAGGCGTCTCACCCGCCGCGGTCGCGCTTCCGATCTCGATCCTCGGCCTGCTCTTCGTCGGCGGGATGGAGCGTGTCCTGCCCTGGAACCGCGACTGGTTCCGCAACCAGGGCGACCTCGGAAACGACCTCCTCTACATCCCGCTCCACGTGATCGTCCCGCCCCTGTGCGCGCCCCTCGCGATCGGGATCGCGATTGCCTCCGCCGACACGATCGCCGGCCTCTTCGGCGGCGGGATCTGGCCGAACGCCTGGCCCGTAGCACTCCAGGTCGTACTCGCGACGGTCATCCGCGAGTTCTTCGACTACTGGGCCCACCGCGTGATGCACGCATCCGACTGGCTGTGGCGTCTGCACGCGACGCATCATCAGCCCGGCCGCGTCTACTTCCTGAACGGCACCCGCGCCCATCCCCTGGAGGTCGTGTTCCGATTCGGCTTCATCGGAGTGATTCCCCTCGCCGCCCTCGGCATCGACGAACGCGTCCTCGCGCTGACCGCGGTGGCGGCCCTCTGCGCCGACATCTACCAGCACGCGAACATCGCCATCCGGCTCGGCCCCCTGTCCTGGATCTACTCGATCGGGGACGCCCACCGCTGGCACCACTCGAAGGCGCGCGGCGAGGCCGACACGAACTACGGCAACGTCTATCTCTTCTGGGACGCGATCTTCGGCACCCGCTACGTCCCGGACGACAAGGAGCCCCCGACCGAGGCCGGCGTCGAGGGACTCGAGGCCTTCCCGAGCAACTACTTCGCCCAGTGGGCATCGCCGTTCCGCTGGAAGACGATCCTGGCCGCGTCGGCTGCGCGCCGCTCGGACGCAGGAACCTCCTGA
- a CDS encoding DUF1214 domain-containing protein, whose product MSEAEERILSGRIWTDFCDRLKAAGDLVAAEGTPTDTQNRALGYRYLTRLLRGGLERAVDYADPQYPGFYRLADETKGVLNDNPDNYYENCAIDGRFDYRIHGTRGTVPWLSIGAKGGGGTVDQMVSTGEIDSSQIELDEDGTFEVFMSRNPQPKNWLKITEDSTNIVVRQTFGDRSKETRAMIEIECLNPERPNNNLDPEQLEAQLGGALNFIESTVGLGLMWTLDYKERTLNQLPSHDQAVLQAAGGDPTINYYQSHWALEPDEALAVHIPKLPECATWNLQLSNFWMESLEFRFFDISVNKFTARYEDDGSVKLLIAHEDPGPAHKNWLNTLGHSEGGMLGRIVGADGGWPPEWKTEVVKFADVKS is encoded by the coding sequence ATGAGCGAAGCCGAAGAGCGGATTCTGAGCGGACGGATCTGGACCGATTTCTGTGACCGCCTGAAGGCGGCGGGCGACCTCGTTGCCGCAGAGGGGACGCCGACCGATACGCAGAACCGTGCCCTCGGCTACCGGTACCTCACGCGCCTGCTTCGTGGCGGGCTCGAGCGGGCCGTCGACTACGCCGATCCGCAATACCCGGGCTTCTACCGACTCGCGGACGAGACGAAGGGCGTCCTCAACGACAACCCCGACAACTACTACGAGAACTGCGCGATCGACGGTCGGTTCGACTACCGGATCCACGGGACGCGAGGGACGGTCCCGTGGCTCTCGATCGGTGCGAAGGGCGGGGGCGGCACCGTCGACCAGATGGTCAGTACCGGCGAGATCGACTCGTCCCAGATCGAGCTGGACGAGGACGGGACCTTCGAGGTCTTCATGTCCAGGAATCCCCAGCCGAAGAACTGGCTGAAGATCACCGAGGACTCGACCAACATCGTCGTCCGCCAGACCTTCGGCGACCGCTCGAAGGAGACCCGGGCGATGATCGAGATCGAGTGCCTGAACCCGGAGCGCCCGAACAACAACCTCGACCCGGAGCAGCTCGAGGCGCAGCTCGGTGGCGCGCTCAACTTCATCGAGAGCACGGTCGGGCTCGGCCTGATGTGGACGCTCGACTACAAGGAGCGGACGCTGAACCAGCTCCCGTCCCACGACCAGGCGGTCCTGCAGGCGGCGGGCGGCGACCCGACGATCAACTACTACCAGAGCCACTGGGCGCTCGAGCCGGACGAAGCCCTCGCGGTCCATATCCCGAAGCTGCCCGAATGCGCGACGTGGAACCTGCAGCTCTCGAATTTCTGGATGGAGAGCCTCGAGTTCCGTTTCTTCGACATCTCGGTCAACAAGTTCACGGCGCGCTACGAGGACGACGGATCGGTCAAGCTCCTGATCGCGCACGAGGATCCCGGCCCCGCCCACAAGAACTGGCTCAACACGTTGGGCCACAGCGAGGGCGGCATGCTCGGCCGGATCGTCGGCGCCGACGGCGGATGGCCGCCGGAGTGGAAGACCGAGGTCGTGAAGTTCGCCGACGTGAAGAGCTAG
- a CDS encoding DUF3604 domain-containing protein encodes MARSDAPLPSPAGSATLRLAVVVGLTAGLVQASAAEPPSQYAPAHRDDFPTEVFWGDTHVHSSFSVDANSMGNTRLSPADAYRFAKGEAVVANNGMTARLEAPLDFLVVSDHAEYMGLLPALRAGDAALLADPVGRRLSEGVRGDEESQYAVISEVIASLMASEPIIDNAAFKRSIWNEITRLADEANEPGRFSALIGFEWSAMPRGDNLHRVVVYGDGGDVAGRMIPRSSFEGERPEDLWDFMEDYESETGGTILAIPHNPNMSNGQMFSLEQSDGRPFDRDYALRRSRHEPIAEITQIKGDSESHPLLSPDDEFADFENWDTGNIGTPSTPKQDEQIQYEYLRQAFKNGLGEEARIGANPFKMGVIGSTDAHTSLATAAENDFWGKLSVLEPGPHRLAPPPASQEDSGIYAWSWVASGYAAVWAKENTRAALFEAMRRREVYATTGSRITLRFFGGWEFEEDDAARPDLVRRGYRDGVPMGADLPEAGTGTKGPRFVVRALKDPNGANLDRVQIVKGWRDSDGDLHEEIHDVALGGEGRRGLFGIREVGSTVDVASATYTNTIGAAELSVFWQDDDFDPEQHAFYYVRVIEIPTPRWSTYDAARFDITLDERAPRSVQDRAYSSPIWYSPSGGR; translated from the coding sequence ATGGCCCGTTCCGATGCTCCTCTTCCTTCCCCCGCCGGATCGGCGACGCTCCGACTCGCCGTCGTAGTCGGGCTTACCGCAGGCCTCGTGCAGGCCTCCGCGGCAGAGCCCCCGAGCCAATACGCCCCGGCGCACCGGGACGACTTCCCGACGGAAGTCTTCTGGGGGGACACGCACGTCCACAGCTCCTTCAGCGTGGACGCGAACTCGATGGGCAACACGCGGCTCTCTCCCGCAGACGCGTACCGGTTCGCGAAGGGGGAAGCCGTCGTCGCCAACAACGGCATGACCGCGCGCCTCGAGGCGCCCCTCGACTTCCTCGTCGTCTCCGACCACGCCGAATACATGGGGCTGCTGCCGGCCCTCCGCGCGGGCGACGCGGCCCTGCTGGCCGACCCTGTCGGTCGACGCCTCTCCGAAGGTGTTCGCGGGGACGAGGAGAGCCAGTACGCGGTCATCTCCGAGGTGATCGCGAGCCTGATGGCCTCCGAGCCGATCATCGACAACGCCGCCTTCAAGCGGAGCATCTGGAACGAGATCACGCGGCTCGCGGACGAGGCGAACGAGCCGGGCCGATTCAGCGCGCTGATCGGATTCGAGTGGAGCGCCATGCCCAGGGGTGACAACCTCCACCGGGTCGTGGTCTACGGCGACGGCGGCGACGTCGCGGGCAGGATGATCCCGCGATCCTCGTTCGAAGGAGAACGCCCGGAAGATCTCTGGGACTTCATGGAGGACTACGAATCGGAGACCGGCGGGACGATCCTCGCGATTCCCCACAACCCGAACATGAGCAACGGCCAGATGTTCTCCCTCGAACAGAGCGATGGCCGTCCCTTCGATCGCGACTATGCGCTGCGTCGCAGTCGGCACGAGCCGATCGCCGAGATCACCCAGATCAAGGGCGACAGCGAGTCGCATCCCCTCCTCTCCCCCGACGACGAATTCGCGGACTTCGAGAACTGGGACACGGGGAACATCGGGACGCCCTCCACGCCGAAGCAGGACGAGCAGATCCAGTACGAGTACCTCCGCCAGGCCTTCAAGAATGGACTCGGCGAGGAAGCGCGGATCGGTGCGAACCCCTTCAAGATGGGCGTGATCGGAAGCACCGACGCACACACCTCCCTCGCCACCGCTGCCGAGAACGATTTCTGGGGCAAGCTCTCGGTGCTCGAGCCCGGCCCCCATCGCCTCGCCCCGCCGCCCGCCTCGCAGGAGGACAGCGGCATCTACGCCTGGAGCTGGGTCGCCTCGGGCTACGCCGCGGTCTGGGCGAAGGAGAACACGCGGGCCGCGCTCTTCGAGGCGATGCGCCGGCGCGAGGTCTACGCCACGACCGGTTCACGCATCACCCTGCGCTTCTTCGGCGGTTGGGAGTTCGAGGAGGACGACGCGGCACGCCCCGACCTCGTGCGCCGCGGGTATCGCGACGGAGTCCCGATGGGCGCCGATCTTCCCGAGGCGGGGACGGGCACGAAAGGGCCGCGCTTCGTCGTCCGCGCACTCAAGGACCCGAACGGCGCGAACCTCGATCGGGTCCAGATCGTGAAGGGCTGGCGGGATTCGGACGGCGACCTCCATGAGGAGATCCACGACGTCGCCCTCGGCGGCGAAGGACGCCGGGGGCTCTTCGGGATCCGCGAGGTCGGCTCGACCGTCGACGTCGCGAGCGCCACCTACACGAACACGATCGGGGCGGCGGAACTCTCCGTGTTCTGGCAGGACGACGACTTCGATCCCGAGCAGCACGCCTTCTACTATGTCCGGGTGATCGAGATTCCGACGCCGCGGTGGTCCACCTACGACGCCGCCCGCTTCGACATCACACTCGACGAGCGCGCGCCGCGAAGCGTCCAGGATCGCGCCTACAGCTCTCCGATCTGGTACTCGCCGTCAGGTGGACGTTAG
- a CDS encoding polymer-forming cytoskeletal protein produces MGLFKRGKKDKGKSGGDSRDATPTDPAEAETAESSPQKVGVVSGVLSTTAETGEGERSLFGDVVSRRFGPNDDEGDGVTRPPRPEAESMNEDTPPEDEQREAPGEPASRDHLRAVEPLFPDHPATPDLEVDPMAHIGRATTITGNIVADEDLEIQGVVEGSVRLANHQVTIGAEGHVKASVDAETVMVYGRITGDVIASDLVEIEKGGIVGGDIRAPRIVMHDGAIVVGALDMSAALPNGGANFEAPDAPEPAESLRPVVSWVKPVEESDDVDDPGSSSDD; encoded by the coding sequence ATGGGCCTGTTCAAGCGAGGCAAGAAGGACAAGGGGAAGTCCGGAGGGGACTCCAGGGACGCCACGCCGACCGATCCGGCGGAGGCCGAGACCGCCGAGTCGTCTCCCCAGAAGGTGGGCGTCGTCTCGGGGGTGTTGTCGACGACCGCGGAGACCGGAGAGGGCGAGCGCTCGCTCTTCGGGGACGTGGTGTCGCGGCGCTTCGGACCGAACGACGACGAAGGGGACGGCGTCACGCGTCCTCCCCGCCCCGAGGCAGAATCCATGAACGAAGACACGCCGCCGGAAGACGAGCAGCGCGAGGCCCCGGGCGAGCCCGCGAGCAGGGATCACCTGCGTGCGGTTGAGCCCCTTTTTCCCGATCATCCGGCGACGCCGGACCTGGAGGTCGACCCCATGGCGCACATCGGACGCGCGACGACGATCACTGGCAACATCGTGGCCGACGAGGATCTCGAGATCCAGGGCGTCGTCGAGGGCTCGGTCCGGCTCGCGAACCATCAGGTCACGATCGGGGCCGAGGGTCACGTGAAGGCGAGCGTCGATGCCGAGACCGTGATGGTCTACGGGCGGATCACCGGCGACGTGATCGCCTCGGATCTCGTCGAGATCGAGAAGGGCGGCATCGTGGGCGGCGACATTCGCGCGCCGAGGATCGTGATGCACGACGGGGCGATCGTGGTCGGGGCCCTCGACATGTCGGCGGCGCTGCCGAACGGAGGCGCGAACTTCGAAGCGCCGGACGCACCCGAGCCGGCGGAGTCGCTGCGACCGGTCGTCTCGTGGGTCAAGCCGGTCGAAGAGTCCGATGACGTCGACGATCCGGGGTCGTCCTCCGACGACTAG
- a CDS encoding MFS transporter — protein MFKGWWIVATHFLVLFLTVGFYQYGLPLLVPDVIEHFGADAATINALFTVHVAVGLVAGPIAGPLVDRWSARGLLLIGVVFFAAGTAFLGLASNVWVFVLGGGLLLGVSGSLCGPMTGSAVISRFFTATRGRALGITAIGTSAGGFAVPALIAAGVAGFGWQTTVLAVAALVIVVLVPLLVFRFWNEPEAAGVAMEPAPEGAAAQGDAQAGMTTGEILRQPPFWLFSASIAIFIAVFTSTIFNLGLHFADQGLGPDQAKTLMQLVAVGGIAGKLGVGELADRVPLKLIFLAAIGATAGALAIFLAEPGYPVLLAAMLLLGVATGGLLPVWNALVPRIFGVANFGRTMGLQGPVISLTTMAVYPLVGSVRDATGSYAAVFQGDLVALAVAVAVVLPLRDGRD, from the coding sequence ATGTTCAAGGGCTGGTGGATCGTCGCGACGCATTTCCTCGTCCTCTTCCTGACGGTGGGGTTCTATCAGTACGGGCTCCCCCTGCTCGTGCCGGACGTGATCGAACACTTCGGCGCCGACGCGGCGACGATCAACGCGCTCTTCACCGTCCACGTCGCCGTCGGTCTGGTGGCGGGGCCGATCGCCGGTCCCCTCGTCGATCGCTGGAGTGCGCGCGGGTTGCTGCTGATCGGCGTCGTCTTCTTCGCGGCCGGAACGGCTTTCCTCGGTCTCGCCTCGAACGTCTGGGTCTTCGTCCTCGGCGGCGGCCTTCTGCTCGGGGTCTCCGGCTCGCTCTGTGGTCCGATGACCGGATCCGCGGTGATCTCGCGCTTCTTTACAGCGACGCGCGGGCGGGCCCTCGGGATCACCGCGATCGGGACCTCGGCGGGTGGCTTCGCGGTCCCGGCGCTGATCGCCGCGGGGGTGGCGGGATTCGGCTGGCAGACGACCGTCCTCGCGGTCGCGGCGTTGGTGATCGTCGTGCTCGTTCCGCTCCTCGTCTTCCGGTTCTGGAACGAGCCGGAAGCGGCAGGCGTGGCGATGGAGCCGGCGCCGGAAGGCGCGGCGGCCCAGGGCGACGCGCAGGCGGGGATGACGACGGGCGAGATCCTGCGCCAGCCTCCCTTCTGGCTCTTCAGCGCCTCGATCGCGATCTTCATCGCCGTCTTCACGTCGACGATCTTCAACCTGGGCCTGCACTTCGCGGATCAGGGGCTCGGCCCCGATCAGGCGAAGACGCTGATGCAGCTGGTCGCGGTCGGAGGGATCGCGGGCAAGCTCGGCGTCGGAGAGCTCGCCGACCGCGTTCCGCTCAAGCTCATCTTCCTCGCGGCGATCGGCGCGACGGCGGGGGCACTCGCGATCTTTCTGGCGGAGCCGGGCTATCCCGTCCTGCTCGCGGCGATGCTCCTGCTCGGGGTCGCGACGGGCGGCCTCCTCCCGGTCTGGAATGCGCTCGTGCCACGCATCTTCGGCGTCGCCAACTTCGGTCGGACGATGGGATTGCAGGGGCCGGTGATCTCGCTGACGACGATGGCCGTCTATCCCCTGGTCGGGAGCGTGCGGGACGCGACCGGGAGCTATGCCGCCGTCTTCCAGGGGGATCTCGTCGCGCTGGCGGTCGCCGTCGCGGTCGTGCTTCCGCTTCGGGATGGCCGCGACTAG